The following coding sequences lie in one Labrus bergylta chromosome 13, fLabBer1.1, whole genome shotgun sequence genomic window:
- the LOC136181279 gene encoding CD209 antigen-like protein E, translating to MEDIYANADSEAPSTSKKGQRRFYGAVVFLGLLSFLSMAIIISILIYCHDLARQSSEEAYVTERLKDRENQLSSLTEQRDLLKANLTEMTNKIQRLLNHKRNCSEGWKGFFCSCYFFSTQNKTQKESRQDCRDRGAELVIVNNIEEQEFLTNNITADTWIGLSDQDNEGTWKWADDTPLTQGYWEADQPDDWRGEDCVQFGKGKKKEANWNDISCDESLRWICEK from the exons ATGGAGGACATCTACGCAAATGCTGACTCTGAAGCTCCTTCGACATCTAAGAAAG GTCAGAGGAGATTTTACGgagctgttgtttttctggGGCTCCTGAGTTTTCTCTCAATGGCTATTATCATCTCCATCTTAATCTACT GCCACGACTTGGCTCGTCAATCATCAGAAGAAGCCTATGTTACCGAGCGTCTCAAGGACAGAGAGAACCAGCTGTCCTCCCTGACTGAACAGAGAGACCTGCTGAAGGCCAACCTCACTGAAATGACTAACAAGATTCAGAGATTGCTCAACCACA AGAGAAACTGTTCTGAGGGATGGAAGGGTTTCTTTTGTTCCTGTTATTTCTTCTCAACACAGAATAAGACTCAGAAAGAAAGCAGACAAGACTGtagagacagaggagcagagctgGTGATCGTGAACAATATTGAAGAGCAG GAATTTCTAACTAACAACATCACAGCAGACACTTGGATTGGTCTGAGTGACCAGGACAATGAAGGCACCTGGAAATGGGCAGATGACACTCCACTGACTCAGGG GTACTGGGAGGCAGATCAGCCTGATGACTGGCGCGGAGAGGACTGTGTCCAATTTGGAAAGGGCAAGAAAAAAGAGGCAAACTGGAATGATATCTCATGTGATGAATCCCTACGGTGGATCTGTGAAAAATAG
- the LOC109982642 gene encoding CD209 antigen-like protein E, translating to MEEISVESECPWTSHRSPRSSQRRFHRAVDWFLVPLSFLFLAGILGLTLHCHDLVRHSSTEGNLTERLKDRENQLSSLTEQRDLLNANLTEMTKELERLQRLFNQKNICTEGWKFFRRSCYLFSTQAKTWEESRQDCRNRGADLVIVDSIEEQEFITDNIEDYNWIGLSDSDNESIWKWTDGTPLTQAYWARGEPNNDGVIPKIGEDCVHLYNDRIKEENWNDVSCSLSKRWICEKKSSSY from the exons ATGGAGGAAATAAGTGTTGAATCTGAATGTCCTTGGACATCTCACAGAA GTCCCAGAAGCTCACAGAGGAGATTTCACAGAGCTGTTGATTGGTTTCTGGTGCCCCTGAgttttctctttctggctgGTATCCTCGGCCTCACCCTCCACT gCCACGACTTGGTTCGTCATTCATCGACAGAAGGCAATCTTACCGAGCGTCTCAAGGACAGAGAGAACCAGCTGTCCTCCCTGACTGAACAGAGAGACCTGCTGAATGCCAACCTCACTGAAATGACTAAAGAGCTGGAAAGACTTCAGAGATTGTTCAACCAGA AGAACATTTGCACTGAGGGATGGAAGTTTTTCCGTCGTTCCTGTTATCTCTTCTCAACACAGGCTAAGACTTGGGAAGAAAGCAGACAAGACTGTAGAAACAGAGGAGCAGATCTGGTGATCGTGGACAGTATTGAAGAGCAG GAATTCATCACGGACAACATCGAGGATTACAATTGGATTGGTTTGAGTGACAGTGACAACGAGAGCATCTGGAAATGGACGGATGGCACTCCGCTGACTCAAGC GTACTGGGCGAGAGGTGAGCCTAATAACGATGGTGTGATTCCTAAAATTGGCGAAGACTGTGTTCATCTCTACAATGAcaggataaaagaagaaaactggaATGATGTGAGCTGTAGTTTATCCAAACGGTGGATCTGTGAAAAAAAGAGTAGCAGTTATTGA